A region from the Myripristis murdjan chromosome 23, fMyrMur1.1, whole genome shotgun sequence genome encodes:
- the rad51ap1 gene encoding RAD51-associated protein 1 encodes MDRPSRKTKVVNYCDSQDFDDDDEDFARVKAPPSKKAREDVKPQERKKPSSKSSSQESSSASTASQQSRKPLEEKLLQRDLEAAITLSLLHEADGKENQSLTSNDIKGGHPVDENTNPSSLHLSNCSVNVTLLGLDKITAEQESGASSRQRKAASKATEQQRSKMKDEDEDEDYQPKLTPDSESDEDYSEQDESEDEEFTVKKANKSTKKEKGAKKEKSRQPPVSKKEKPAKAKSQPKVRSPPAAKLTSEPKRAAAPTTAATFKPAASLSPAGGRIPKWTPPGQIGKSPSSSQSAAVRSPGQGLRLGLSRLVRVKPLHPSVASH; translated from the exons ATGGACAGACCATCAAG GAAGACAAAGGTTGTGAATTATTGTGATTCCCAAGACTTTGATGACGACG ATGAGGACTTTGCCCGTGTGAAGGCGCCACCCAGCAAAAAAGCCAGGGAGGATGTAAAACCACAGGAGCGCAAGAAACCATCCAGCAAGTCCTCCAGCCAGGAGAGCAGCTCGGCCTCCACAGCGAGCCAGCAGAGCAg AAAACCGCTAGAGGAGAAGCTGTTACAGCGAGATCTAGAAGCAGCCATTACACTCTCCCTGCTCCATGAAGCAGATGGGAAGGAGAACCAGTCCCTCACCAGTAATG ACATCAAAGGTGGACATCCAGTAgatgaaaacacaaatccaTCTTCACTGCACCTTTCCAACTGCAGTGTGAATGTCACTCTTTTGG GTCTTGACAAGATCACAGCAGAGCAGGAGTCAGGGGCCTCGTCCCGACAGAGGAAAGCTGCCTCCAAGGCCACCGAGCAGCAGAGAAGTAAGATGAAGGacgaagatgaggatgaggactaTCAGCCCAAACTGACACCGG ATTCAGAAAGTGATGAGGATTACAGTGAACAAGATGAGAGCGAGGACGAGGAATTTACGGTgaagaaagcaaacaaatcaaCTAAGAAGGAAAAAGGAGCCaagaaagagaagagcagaCAGCCTCCTGtctcaaagaaagaaaagcctgCAAAGGCCAAATCACAGCCAAAAG TGAGAAGTCCTCCTGCAGCCAAGCTGACATCAGAGCCGAAAAGAGCAGCCGCCCCCACCACAGCTGCCACATttaaacctgcagcctctctcagCCCAGCAGGGGGCAGAATACCCAAGTGGACTCCACCAG GTCAGATCGGTAAAAGTCCCAGCTCGTCCCAGAGCGCAGCAGTAAGGTCTCCAGGTCAGGGTCTGCGCCTGGGACTGTCCCGCCTCGTTCGAGTCAAACCACTCCACCCCAGTGTTGCAAGTCACTga